The region acatttaacatttttagtcATCCTAACGGttatccaaacaaacaaaaagttgtCAAATTACCTTCATGTTGCTCTCTGGACACCTCATTGTCGTAGACGTCGGTGTAGTCCACCTGGCCGAGGAGCGGCGACGTGCTGGCGTATCCCATCATGCAGAGCACCCCCCATATCCTCAACACCCCCCATACTCTTGGAGCGGCCATTTCTTTGGGGTTCAATATAGATAGTCTAAGGAGCACCTGGCTTTGGCTCGGCGCAGTAAAAAGTGCTCGCTTAGAGCCCGAGGAGGCAGTCTTATAAACTCCACCAAGGGCGGGAGGtcatgggagggagggagggagggaaggcgTTTTGCAGTTTTATTTAATGCAACAGTGGAAGTCATGTGTCAAAGTTCCTGGGAAATTTAGGCATCATTTAGAGCCCTGAAATCCTAACAATAGAATTCTTTCTTAAAATTAgtaattagtttttaaaaagatgtttttctacCATTTGTGAGCACAACCAAATTATATGAATCATTGTTTTTCAGTCTACTAAAATCAttagcaaaatatatattttttagatatttattgatatttatcTGACATTTAATTTGGCAAAATCAGTTCCAAAAGTAGGTTTTGTAACCAAGTACTATGAAGCCATTTTGGGACAGTGATCACTACAGTGGGCGAATATTTAAAGTTGACACTTAAgcagaatgtatttttttgccattttttttttaaatacgaacaactattattttatgaATGATATCATTCATGATATTTCATTTGCTGTCAAACCTTCTAATCGCACAAACATTGTGACAAACTAAAACAATTGGAACTTTATTTTTGAGAATTCCCCATTGCAGAAGGCAGGATGACTTTTTCTGACTAGGCACTGATACAAAtagaaagtattttattttacctttggTGGCAGCAGACGTGGTCTGAGGTAGGGAGGTGTTGGCAGTTGCCACAAAAAAATCGCACACTCAACATCCTTTGTGGACATCAATTGAGTCCAAGGGAAGAGGAATGAGAtgagcatgaaaaaaaacaacactattaAAAACACATCAGCACAATTTGAGGGCGTTCAGCATATTTTCATTCACCATATCTGTTGAGGTTTATCTTTCTAGTTTGAAAATTTCTAAACATTCATTGAATGTGGACATCTCCCCAAAGATGTTGCACTTTAAAAACTATAGAAGAGAAAATGTTAAATATCCACTGAATTTGTATGGCATTAATCTCTTTGTATGgggggttaaaaataaaaaataataataaaccaaATGTAAAAATGAGTATAGGATTTACTAGTTTCtccttttaaatacaaaaaaaacaaaaaacaaacagtaaataaaataaaagttattTACTAACATAAATGtagacatgtttatttttatcttaaaaaataatacttcaaatgcatttaatttgaaaaactaaaacacattttatatttcttttcattttcaatgtggGTGTGGGGGAGTCCACATAGTTTTGggtaaaactatttttaataaataaatatgtaattgaAATGTGTCTAAAATGATTGTTTCAGACCAATTCAAtagcctatttaaaaaaaaaacttataatacattgtattttaaaagtggaaaCTGTATTGGACAAATTATGTCCTATTTAAAATGcgataaatattttcccaggTTTTTTAGCCCCCTTTTTTAAGACTTTGGGGATTGCCTTTATATACACCGCATATACACTTAAAGGCGGAGAATACGGTGGGTTTTTGGCACGAGTGGGACCGGGGGGAGTTAAGTGCTGACAGCAAGAGCCTGAAATCAAGTGTCCAAAGTGTTCCCTTGCGTGTGGTGTGTGACGTCGCTGCACACACAAGCCTCGGCATTGTGTAAGAAACTTGGATGGATGCTTCTccatcacataaaaaaaaaaaaaaaatcaataagacAATTAGCATGTAGGAAAGGAGCAAACTAATCTTGACAGATTCTACAATATAAGCCACTGAGAGATTAGAGTATGTTAACTCCACTTTTGTCATTATGTAGGAGAGTGAATTCTAGTTTTACGGCCAGCACTAAAATAACTTGAATTTATGGACTGCAAGTGACAGCGAAAGACATCCAATCCTTTGGAATTCTTctcctttttacttttttgggggattcTTGCTCTTTATTAGAATGAAGAACAAATTATTGGGCTttttgttgcactttttttaaatgaagaagtAATTATTGTGCTTTTTGTTGCACTTTACTAgaatgaagaaaatgactgataaGATATCCTAAAAATGTCATACGAAAGGCTtatcttttcttaaaaataacattataaatgcTGCAATTTCCACAAAGGAAAACACAATTACTTTTCCtgtgcctttttaaaatgaagacaaaCTATCAGTTTTATTTACCCAAAAATAAGACAATCATTGAAGCTTTTTGAAAGACATAATGTCCCACTTTTGTATGACAAACAATTATGTACCATCTCCTAAATGGAAGACAAACTATGGATGTTTCACTTACCTAAAGACAACCGAGATTGTTCTTTCTGAAAAAGTAGACATTGAATTGATGCATTTtcctaaaaaggaaaaaaataatgttatgtCAGTAATGCTAGTGTTCCCATTCAATCTTGTCCATGAAATATGCatacaatatttgtcattttgagAACGTGTCAGTCAAAGGGAAAAATGTACTGCAagcactttgcatttttttttctctcttcatgtGTTCCTCATGACACAACAGATAAGCGTCGGAATTCTGGTCATTCGCCATCCTGTTCCCGGCCTGTACCCAATGGTGAACATGCTGAACCGTTGATTTACGACCTTATCGGCAAACGACTAATCTTCCAAAAGTACGCCTTCAATACATTGCTGACGGCGGTGGAAGAGGACGTACCTCGTGGTAATCCATCTGGTGCTTTTGTTCGCATCTGCTCGGTCCCCCGACGTGACGACAAGGCATCATTTCCCTATTTTTGCAGGGTAGTGGCGAAAAGTCATTTATCATGCATTTCATTCTTCTGTAATTCACTCATCGTGACATATTTTATTGTCCCTGTTGACTAACGGGAAGACAATTCAGCATTTGTTTTGTCCATAGTTGGCATTGAATTTTTGCTTggaaataggggaaaaaaatcactaatcAAAACACtcagaaaaaatagaaaaatatactagatttttaaaaaaattaaatgaatgacttaagtacacataccatattttttgggctataagtcgcacccgattgacatttttttaattaaatagaaaaaacacattGTATTTTAAAGTTAATACTATATAAGTTGCATATGAGTACAAGTCACATGCCCAGCGAAactatgtctttaaaaaaattgtgactTATATTCtataaaatacggtaatataaaattaaatttaattaaatacattatataatCATATCAATAGAAGTTTATATTGCATTAAAACATACATCATATaaaattaaagcaataaaaataaatccatgatgaaaataaacatatattgatataataaaaacataaaatctaATTTTTGAGTGAGTGATCATGTtatactgccattgacaacaataaacaTCCAATGCAGTTTGACTGCATTCTATGCTAACACCCTCTATATAAAATAGTTTGCTGTCAACGTTAATGTGTTAAACATCTTTTTTAAAGTGTTGGTCAATCCATTTTGGATGTCCACAACACAGTTTGCATATATATTTCTAGATTAAACACATGCCAACCCACCGTCGACAACTGCTACATTGGCCTACATATACACGCAACAACATCCCTTTACATGATGACATCATCTACAATCATCATGTATGGTATTTCCCTATGCACCCCATTACACTTCACAACATAGGCTCTAGGAAGGAAAGAATGAACAACATCTGGATGTGGAAATTGGAACCCATTTGACCTACTGGGACCACTGAGGGGGTgaaacagtgtgtgtgtgtgtgtgtgtgtgtgtgtgtgtgtgtgtgtgtaatgatcCTATTTCACCTTACTTGGCTTCAAAATACACAGGGTGCAAAATAAGTTGaactgtatgtttttgttttaatttggatACTATTTGCCTCTTTGTCTGCAATCAGATGATGGCTGTCAGACCTCccacttaaaatggattggacgtctagcaccgtcaatagcagccaaggAGTTTAAAGAGCGGGCTGTAAAGGGTTAACAATGGGCACTGTACCGTATATGACTCGCGAGCCATTGTTCATCCAACACATGAAATTGTATTGACTTCTTAAATAGTAAGTAGTTATTGTCCAACTTCACCTGTCCGCCACTCTTGGAATGATGTGTCCTGATTAGTCGAGAGAGGTAAGCTCCAAAGATGGCGTCCGGTCCCGTTCTGATGTATGGGTGTGGTCAAGTTCCCGGttgctattgttgttgttagtgcACGCTTCAGTCCCCCAAGAGTCTTGATGGAATTCCGGAAGGTGATGGACGACCACGGCAGAGTCGAGTTGATCCTGCTCTGCGGGGGATGCCTCGCTATGATGACGAGACGCTCCGTTGGTGATGGATGACTGCCACTTGTTGGAGCACAACACTGCCGGGACGCTAAAGCGAGAAGAGTGAACAGGGACTTTTTTCTTAATTTCAAATGACTAGAAGCCACAATGGAGTAAAATGGaagctgaatgaatgaatcaatgttcTTTGAGTGTATAGCAAAAAAACGATTGAAAAATAAGTTCTATTCTGTGAATTGAAGCAAATATAGACAGTATACATGCAAGCAATACTTTTTCAACCTGTCTAGTTGTTTCTGAAGCTCCATGGCGTGCTGTTTGCACTGAGCGTAGTAACACATCTGCGAATCCACAAAGTCGTTAAGGCTCTGCATGTGCTTCTCCTAACAAACAAAAGCAACAAATAGACCACAACAATGGCGTGCGTCCAAGTGGTTGCAAAACAATGGCATTGAAAACACATGCGTTCGTTCGTACGTGGGTGTtgttaatttctcccagaagCCGTCGCGTGACCTCCGTCTGGCGATGGAACAAAGTTTCACAAATCTTCAGCTCTGTCTCTGCCTGAAAGGATGTCGTTAAATAGAAAGTAATTAGAAAGGATTCCTAGTgtgtcatttttatacagacaGTTATTCCCCAAAATTAGTCATTTCTGTTTTGCCTTAACACTCGCCTCTGGAATCATTTAATATTTGATTTACTCTGGTGCTTTATAAGCATTGAAcagcattgtatttttatttttgttaaacttatttcattttttttgtattcttaatAAATGGCCATAATCTCAaaaggcaaattaacatttgtatttatttgatttttttctaaacctCTCTGTTTTCTGTGGTAAAGTCTgattacatttgaaaatgtattatattacacatttaaaaaaatacatgtgaaaAAATATCTACATTCTGAAGACATTGTTTAAGAACTTAAAGATAGAAATGGCCTATTGTTACTAATACAAGTTCAATACCTTTTTAACAAGGCTGTTAAACAATCAAATTAAGAAGAAATATTAGTAGCAGGGTGGTTTCCCCTTCCTCACCTGAGAGATCTCCTGAGCCCACATCTGATTGGATGAGAGACAACCAGTCAAGATGATACAGCGACTTTAACACGGACACACTAACTCACCTTAATCCAGCGGACACGCATGAATCTGAACATGAAGGAGACCTGAGACGAAAAGTAGTCATCCTCCATCGGGTTTGCGTTCAGGTTCTAAAGGAAAATTGCGTGAGCAACTTAATGCTTCATAtaaattttaatacaatttcaccGGCCCAAAAATTTTTTTTGAACTGACCCTGGACTCTTGTTCAGCCTCTTGTGCTCTCCTTAGTCGGTTCTTGGCAACATCCAGGTCCAGTCGCTTGTTCAGCAACATCCTGCGCTCCTCCTGAACATAGTCAACTGATTATAATTGATACTGAGAAATACCGGAAAAAATTAGATGATTTCACATAAGCATTTATCTACAacaaattcagttttta is a window of Stigmatopora nigra isolate UIUO_SnigA chromosome 13, RoL_Snig_1.1, whole genome shotgun sequence DNA encoding:
- the LOC144206695 gene encoding endophilin-B1-like, producing MDLTQLAVDAGQFINRAVQYTGESLGQADKTNLDPGLEDLVKQIDATKTWTDLIVSQTEAVLQPSTAARLEERLYEHLDWPAPARPRAQELLGEEMIQAGLELGTNSPYGTSLLKCGEAQKQLGEAQRKFAQSANIHFLTPLRHFGAIEYKTMQEERRMLLNKRLDLDVAKNRLRRAQEAEQESRNLNANPMEDDYFSSQVSFMFRFMRVRWIKMWAQEISQAETELKICETLFHRQTEVTRRLLGEINNTHEKHMQSLNDFVDSQMCYYAQCKQHAMELQKQLDSVPAVLCSNKWQSSITNGASRHHSEASPAEQDQLDSAVVVHHLPEFHQDSWGTEACTNNNNSNRELDHTHTSERDRTPSLELTSLD